One part of the Bdellovibrio sp. KM01 genome encodes these proteins:
- a CDS encoding DUF523 domain-containing protein, with translation MGRYSKGTDLLCPNFRRSCSMCMVGLFYGRMCYNCRLMSEGKILVSACLIGKPCRYDGKHQLREEVTVLHEEGMTIAVCPEEMGGLSTPRTPAERIGDKVIDKNGKDVTAEYKCGAQKALEIALKFGVKEAMLKSKSPMCGCGRIYDGTYSGKTIEGNGVLAEMLLNAGIEVESID, from the coding sequence ATGGGCCGGTATTCTAAAGGTACGGACTTACTTTGTCCAAACTTTAGACGATCCTGCAGTATGTGCATGGTGGGCCTCTTTTATGGGAGGATGTGCTATAACTGTCGCCTTATGAGCGAAGGAAAGATCCTAGTTTCAGCCTGCCTAATCGGAAAACCGTGCCGCTATGATGGAAAGCATCAGCTGCGCGAAGAAGTCACCGTCCTCCATGAGGAAGGGATGACTATCGCCGTTTGTCCGGAGGAAATGGGAGGGCTTTCCACGCCCCGCACACCGGCTGAACGTATCGGTGACAAGGTGATCGATAAAAACGGCAAAGATGTGACGGCTGAGTACAAGTGCGGCGCTCAAAAAGCCTTGGAAATCGCGCTGAAATTCGGCGTGAAAGAAGCCATGTTAAAATCCAAATCCCCCATGTGTGGCTGCGGCCGCATCTATGACGGCACCTACAGCGGAAAAACCATCGAAGGTAACGGCGTCCTTGCCGAAATGCTATTGAACGCCGGTATCGAAGTCGAATCCATCGACTAA
- the abc-f gene encoding ribosomal protection-like ABC-F family protein, translated as MHILQDRLKFGQSKSVPLEYRPMGITLLQLQDGHKAYGPKVLFDQATFAINEGEHVGVIGPNGAGKTTLFKILVDQEHLDEGIVTKSQQLRLGYLEQESDWNISEKVEEYLDKNCITPLWELKQFGIKLGLTERHFQSHLKELSGGFRMRVKLLYLIGQEPNLLLLDEPTNFLDLETLLVLESFLQEYKGAFLLISHDREFLRRVTDHILEVEAGDIVKFAGNLDDYFEQKAMLAELLQKQAMSQAAKKKSIMDFVTRFGAKATKARQAQSRLKALEKMETIEIKAAPTHSHIHIPPASATGKVILEIENADCGYGDKVILKNVNLRLERGNHLGIVGLNGAGKSTLLKSLGEQIPLVKGSIKWGHQVSLSYFAQHTPEALNPEHTVIEAMATLAHKDVIQQDILNIAGSLLFSGDAIHKKVKVLSGGEKSRVALGQILLQKSPLLLLDEPTNHLDFDTVEALTGALEKYEGTIVTVSHDRGFIGRVANKILEVNHGLLTLYPGTYDEYVWSLQKGFLSERVFNDEATRKPTSGQTSDEAPKFNYKEERKRIEGLIKKALKLIEDSDKRITSLSLKRDSLNESLISGAATNSAATAKELHEISGQIEDLENQMLQAMEDQHQYEQELKNLIG; from the coding sequence ATGCACATACTGCAGGATCGTCTAAAGTTTGGACAAAGTAAGTCCGTACCTTTAGAATACCGGCCCATGGGTATTACGTTATTGCAGTTACAGGATGGGCATAAGGCTTACGGGCCTAAGGTTCTTTTTGATCAAGCGACTTTCGCGATCAATGAAGGCGAGCACGTGGGTGTTATTGGCCCCAATGGTGCGGGTAAAACCACTCTTTTTAAAATCCTGGTTGACCAAGAACACTTGGATGAAGGCATTGTGACCAAGTCTCAGCAATTGCGCTTAGGCTACCTGGAACAAGAATCTGACTGGAATATCTCTGAAAAAGTCGAAGAATACCTGGATAAGAACTGCATCACTCCCCTTTGGGAGTTAAAGCAATTCGGTATCAAGCTGGGTCTGACGGAAAGACATTTTCAATCCCATTTGAAGGAACTCAGCGGCGGCTTCCGCATGCGTGTGAAGCTTTTGTATCTGATCGGTCAAGAGCCGAACTTGTTATTGCTGGATGAACCCACGAACTTTTTGGATCTGGAAACTTTGTTAGTTCTGGAAAGCTTTCTGCAAGAATACAAGGGTGCCTTTCTGTTGATCTCGCATGATCGCGAATTCCTTCGTCGCGTTACTGATCACATCTTGGAAGTTGAAGCCGGCGACATCGTAAAATTTGCTGGAAACTTAGACGACTATTTCGAACAAAAAGCGATGTTGGCTGAATTACTACAGAAGCAGGCCATGAGCCAAGCTGCCAAGAAAAAATCCATCATGGACTTCGTCACACGTTTCGGTGCGAAAGCCACCAAAGCCCGTCAGGCCCAATCTCGCCTGAAAGCTTTGGAAAAAATGGAGACTATCGAAATCAAAGCGGCCCCGACCCACTCCCACATTCACATCCCACCTGCGAGTGCGACAGGAAAGGTGATTCTGGAAATCGAGAACGCTGATTGTGGATATGGCGACAAAGTTATTTTGAAAAACGTAAACCTGCGCCTGGAGCGCGGCAATCACTTGGGTATCGTGGGACTGAACGGTGCTGGCAAATCCACTTTGCTAAAATCTTTGGGCGAGCAGATTCCGCTGGTGAAAGGTTCCATCAAATGGGGCCATCAAGTTAGTTTGTCATACTTTGCCCAGCATACGCCCGAGGCTTTAAATCCCGAACACACCGTGATCGAAGCGATGGCGACGTTGGCTCACAAAGACGTGATCCAACAAGACATCCTAAATATCGCGGGAAGCTTGTTGTTCAGCGGCGATGCGATTCATAAAAAAGTAAAAGTCCTTTCCGGTGGTGAAAAGTCACGGGTAGCTTTAGGACAAATTCTTTTGCAAAAATCTCCGTTGTTGCTTCTGGACGAGCCAACGAATCACTTGGACTTCGATACCGTTGAAGCCTTAACGGGAGCTTTGGAAAAATACGAAGGCACGATCGTCACCGTCAGCCATGATCGTGGTTTTATCGGACGTGTTGCAAACAAGATCCTGGAAGTAAATCACGGGCTGCTTACACTTTATCCGGGCACTTATGACGAATATGTGTGGAGTCTTCAAAAGGGCTTCCTGTCTGAGCGAGTATTTAATGATGAAGCGACTCGCAAGCCGACATCCGGACAAACTTCGGATGAAGCGCCCAAATTTAACTACAAAGAAGAACGTAAACGCATTGAAGGCCTGATCAAGAAGGCACTGAAATTGATAGAGGATTCCGACAAACGGATCACCAGCCTGTCATTAAAACGAGACAGCTTGAACGAATCCCTTATTTCAGGCGCAGCGACGAACAGTGCTGCCACCGCCAAAGAACTGCACGAGATCAGTGGTCAAATTGAAGACCTTGAAAATCAAATGTTGCAGGCCATGGAAGATCAACATCAATACGAACAAGAATTAAAGAACCTCATAGGATAA
- a CDS encoding DUF2799 domain-containing protein: MKKLIAIAFVSSMFVGCASQLKKDCESTNWFKYGEEVALRGDWLSSDAKLLACRKEEAEISESQADLGFKSGRQKYCTGTNSYLVGKSGDAFSKDLCDTPALKSIVSDYNKGLRDYCSKANGFNAGSSGKKYKNLCPADLEAGFLPEYKKGRLKYVEAQIKNLENRQRDLQLAIANKNTQVVTAQMNFMSMQNRRNALESQKSFAQSTNNLADVGRLTNEIQNADWDVSRARQEVDRANAEKRNLEAEIDQTAKTIAEYRTEMAGL; encoded by the coding sequence ATGAAAAAACTCATTGCTATCGCTTTTGTTTCCTCAATGTTTGTCGGCTGCGCCAGCCAACTTAAAAAAGACTGTGAATCTACGAACTGGTTTAAATACGGCGAAGAAGTCGCCTTGCGTGGGGACTGGCTGTCTTCCGACGCGAAACTTCTGGCGTGCCGCAAAGAAGAGGCAGAAATCAGCGAATCTCAAGCAGACCTTGGGTTTAAAAGCGGCCGTCAAAAATATTGCACGGGAACTAACTCTTACCTAGTTGGCAAATCTGGTGATGCTTTTTCCAAAGATCTTTGCGATACGCCGGCATTGAAATCGATTGTTTCTGATTACAACAAGGGGTTGCGCGACTATTGCTCTAAAGCAAACGGATTCAATGCGGGTTCTTCCGGCAAGAAGTATAAAAATCTTTGCCCTGCGGATCTTGAAGCAGGTTTTTTGCCAGAATATAAAAAAGGCCGCTTGAAATACGTGGAAGCGCAAATCAAAAACTTGGAAAACCGTCAGCGTGACTTGCAATTGGCGATTGCCAACAAAAACACTCAAGTTGTAACGGCACAAATGAACTTTATGTCGATGCAGAATCGTCGCAACGCTTTAGAAAGCCAAAAGTCCTTTGCACAATCCACAAACAATCTGGCAGACGTCGGTCGATTGACTAACGAGATCCAAAATGCTGATTGGGATGTGAGTCGCGCCAGACAAGAGGTCGACAGAGCCAATGCCGAGAAAAGAAATTTGGAAGCAGAGATTGATCAAACCGCAAAAACCATCGCCGAATACCGCACAGAGATGGCAGGCCTGTAA
- a CDS encoding ABC-F family ATP-binding cassette domain-containing protein, translating into MQNQIFQLTAHHVGFEFSNGLRLFTSLSFTVGIGRYGLVGPNGIGKSTLAKILSGEIPATEGEIHASHPVTYLRQIEERPVQTVGEFLVEIWDSAQLDAVTQESLLGDIPFDRELQQLSGGEWTRVRIAKALATNSGLLILDEPTNNLDREAKRRIIEFLQGFEGNLLVISHDRELLEEMDSILEMSNQGMRAYGGSYSFYHEQRAQEIEQEQSTLNQLRREKKKTEKELHSKVQSQEKRMRRGQFQGEKGGMPKILLGARKRAAQVTLGAINSNESQRAENASADFQAHFSSVRSQTALRLKEIGTLVPAEKLIFTLANFNFRFAGSDSWLWPENLNLHMKGPERWAFTGKNGAGKTTLIQLLLSKGQKPTGEIRGELRMGSLRCSLIDQEYSILNSEQTVLESIMDVSGKGAEWIRNELAAFQFLGDRVHQKVQSLSGGEKLKLCLAKVFLADSVPELLVLDEPTNNLDLQSLEVLEEVLLGYQGPLLVVSHDPVFLENIQTREVCLLQS; encoded by the coding sequence ATGCAAAATCAAATATTTCAGCTGACGGCTCATCACGTCGGCTTTGAGTTCAGCAATGGCCTGCGCTTATTCACATCCTTAAGTTTTACCGTGGGGATCGGTCGTTACGGCCTTGTGGGTCCCAATGGTATTGGTAAATCAACATTGGCAAAAATTCTGTCGGGGGAAATCCCAGCGACGGAAGGGGAGATCCATGCGAGTCATCCTGTTACTTACTTGCGACAAATCGAAGAGCGTCCTGTGCAAACAGTGGGGGAATTCCTGGTGGAAATCTGGGATTCCGCACAGCTTGATGCCGTCACTCAGGAAAGTCTTTTGGGCGATATCCCTTTTGATCGCGAGCTTCAGCAGTTAAGTGGTGGCGAGTGGACTCGGGTGCGAATTGCCAAAGCCTTGGCCACCAATTCGGGACTTTTGATACTGGATGAGCCAACCAATAATTTGGATCGTGAAGCCAAACGCCGAATAATAGAATTTCTCCAAGGTTTTGAGGGGAATCTTTTGGTGATTAGCCATGATCGCGAACTTTTGGAAGAAATGGACTCTATTCTGGAAATGTCGAATCAAGGCATGCGCGCTTATGGTGGTTCGTATTCATTTTATCACGAGCAAAGAGCTCAAGAGATTGAACAAGAACAGTCGACTTTGAATCAATTGCGTCGCGAAAAAAAGAAAACGGAGAAAGAGCTTCACAGTAAGGTTCAATCCCAAGAAAAGCGCATGCGGCGCGGTCAGTTTCAGGGTGAAAAAGGTGGAATGCCGAAGATCCTTTTAGGTGCCAGAAAAAGGGCGGCTCAAGTGACCTTGGGAGCCATAAATAGCAACGAATCACAAAGGGCGGAGAATGCCAGTGCAGATTTTCAAGCACATTTTTCCAGTGTGCGGAGTCAGACAGCTCTTCGGTTAAAAGAAATAGGCACTCTGGTTCCAGCGGAGAAATTGATTTTTACTCTGGCGAATTTTAATTTTCGCTTTGCGGGAAGTGACAGTTGGCTGTGGCCGGAAAATCTAAATCTGCATATGAAAGGACCAGAACGTTGGGCCTTTACGGGGAAAAATGGCGCAGGAAAGACCACGTTGATCCAGTTGCTTTTAAGCAAAGGTCAGAAGCCCACTGGTGAAATACGGGGGGAGCTGAGGATGGGATCTTTACGTTGCAGCTTAATTGATCAGGAGTACAGCATCTTGAATTCTGAACAGACGGTTCTTGAATCGATCATGGATGTGAGTGGCAAAGGTGCCGAGTGGATTCGTAATGAGCTTGCCGCTTTTCAATTTTTGGGGGACCGAGTTCATCAAAAGGTGCAAAGCCTGAGCGGTGGAGAAAAACTTAAACTGTGTTTGGCGAAAGTCTTCCTAGCGGATTCAGTCCCGGAATTGCTGGTGCTCGATGAGCCGACGAATAACTTGGATCTGCAAAGCCTTGAGGTTTTGGAAGAGGTTTTATTGGGCTATCAAGGGCCTTTATTGGTGGTCTCCCATGACCCGGTATTTCTAGAAAATATTCAAACTAGGGAGGTCTGCCTTTTGCAATCCTAG
- a CDS encoding type 1 glutamine amidotransferase, with protein sequence MKKLLIIQHELDGPPGTTLDWASQNNYAIELWSPYLGEPAPTRLNYDGAVICGGSMDTFEEEKFPWLRDEKKLIRDLIDNNVKIFGLCLGSQLIADIMGGNVHIHEPGWEIGFVPVETTDGETIQAFHWHHCTFDLPPGAELFATNSFCKNQGYKIGKNIVATQFHPETTEDWIRECADEVGSSYQGIVQNRAEMLAALPLQKPLKEWYFRQLDKLFNS encoded by the coding sequence ATGAAAAAGCTTTTGATCATCCAACACGAATTGGATGGGCCTCCAGGTACCACCTTGGACTGGGCGTCTCAAAATAACTACGCCATTGAACTCTGGTCCCCTTATCTGGGCGAGCCAGCTCCGACTCGTTTGAACTATGATGGGGCTGTGATCTGCGGTGGCAGCATGGACACCTTCGAGGAAGAAAAGTTCCCGTGGTTGCGCGATGAAAAGAAGCTGATTCGTGATTTAATCGATAACAATGTGAAGATCTTTGGGCTGTGCCTGGGCTCTCAATTGATCGCTGATATCATGGGCGGCAATGTCCACATCCATGAACCAGGCTGGGAAATTGGTTTCGTCCCTGTTGAAACAACCGACGGCGAAACGATTCAGGCTTTTCACTGGCATCACTGCACATTTGATTTACCACCAGGAGCAGAGCTCTTTGCCACGAACAGCTTCTGCAAAAATCAGGGTTATAAAATCGGCAAGAACATCGTTGCCACTCAATTCCATCCGGAAACAACAGAGGATTGGATCAGAGAGTGCGCAGATGAGGTGGGGTCCTCCTACCAAGGTATCGTACAAAATCGTGCGGAGATGCTGGCTGCGCTTCCTTTACAGAAGCCCCTTAAAGAATGGTATTTCCGTCAACTTGATAAGCTATTCAATTCTTAA